A window of the Chlorocebus sabaeus isolate Y175 chromosome 8, mChlSab1.0.hap1, whole genome shotgun sequence genome harbors these coding sequences:
- the LOC140712159 gene encoding uncharacterized protein isoform X6, which translates to MWANASELSPTRTQILPGMDHFLYGLSDEMKQAHREQLFTISHKKLLAMSDRYLGTGKSTHGLAILRPENPKIAKDPSWIIRPCGSVLLTDGSSTGRPDGSSPEKQVGWGCGPTRAAGPSHQHPCLLWQESSENSKLGPSKDRGLDWTRNWLSDFSNPHLGGFNMQLGLQSRGRVGLYG; encoded by the exons ATGTGGGCGAATGCATCCGAACTGTCCCCTACACGGACCCAGATCTTGCCAG GAATGGACCACTTCTTGTACGGCCTCTCGGATGAGATGAAGCAGGCCCACAGGGAGCAGCTCTTCACCATCAGCCACAAGAAGCTCCTGGCCATGAGTGATag GTACCTCGGCACTGGGAAGAGCACGCATGGCCTGGCCATACTCAGACCCGAGAATCCCAAAATCGCCAAGGACCCATCCTGGATCATCAG GCCCTGTGGGAGCGTCCTCCTAACAGACGGAAGTTCAACGGGGCGGCCGGATGGAAGCAGTCCTGAGAAGCAGGTGGGCTGGG GATGTGGGCCCACGAGGGCAGCAGGGCCGTCACACCAGCACCCATGTCTACTCTGGCAAGAGTCATCAGAGAATTCCAAATTAGGTCCCAGCAAGGACCGTGGCTTGGACTGGACGAGAAACTGGCTATCAGATTTTTCAAACCCCCACCTTGGTGGTTTTAACATGCAGCTAGGATTGCAATCAAGAGGCCGAGTAG GTCTTTATGGAtag
- the LOC140712159 gene encoding presequence protease, mitochondrial-like isoform X11 — protein MWANASELSPTRTQILPGMDHFLYGLSDEMKQAHREQLFTISHKKLLAMSDRYLGTGKSTHGLAILRPENPKIAKDPSWIIRPCGSVLLTDGSSTGRPDGSSPEKQVGWALHRRF, from the exons ATGTGGGCGAATGCATCCGAACTGTCCCCTACACGGACCCAGATCTTGCCAG GAATGGACCACTTCTTGTACGGCCTCTCGGATGAGATGAAGCAGGCCCACAGGGAGCAGCTCTTCACCATCAGCCACAAGAAGCTCCTGGCCATGAGTGATag GTACCTCGGCACTGGGAAGAGCACGCATGGCCTGGCCATACTCAGACCCGAGAATCCCAAAATCGCCAAGGACCCATCCTGGATCATCAG GCCCTGTGGGAGCGTCCTCCTAACAGACGGAAGTTCAACGGGGCGGCCGGATGGAAGCAGTCCTGAGAAGCAGGTGGGCTGGG ctCTCCACCGCCGTTTCTGA
- the LOC140712159 gene encoding uncharacterized protein isoform X4: MWANASELSPTRTQILPGMDHFLYGLSDEMKQAHREQLFTISHKKLLAMSDRYLGTGKSTHGLAILRPENPKIAKDPSWIIRPCGSVLLTDGSSTGRPDGSSPEKQVGWGCGPTRAAGPSHQHPCLLWQESSENSKLGPSKDRGLDWTRNWLSDFSNPHLGGFNMQLGLQSRGRVAPISSYGTHR; this comes from the exons ATGTGGGCGAATGCATCCGAACTGTCCCCTACACGGACCCAGATCTTGCCAG GAATGGACCACTTCTTGTACGGCCTCTCGGATGAGATGAAGCAGGCCCACAGGGAGCAGCTCTTCACCATCAGCCACAAGAAGCTCCTGGCCATGAGTGATag GTACCTCGGCACTGGGAAGAGCACGCATGGCCTGGCCATACTCAGACCCGAGAATCCCAAAATCGCCAAGGACCCATCCTGGATCATCAG GCCCTGTGGGAGCGTCCTCCTAACAGACGGAAGTTCAACGGGGCGGCCGGATGGAAGCAGTCCTGAGAAGCAGGTGGGCTGGG GATGTGGGCCCACGAGGGCAGCAGGGCCGTCACACCAGCACCCATGTCTACTCTGGCAAGAGTCATCAGAGAATTCCAAATTAGGTCCCAGCAAGGACCGTGGCTTGGACTGGACGAGAAACTGGCTATCAGATTTTTCAAACCCCCACCTTGGTGGTTTTAACATGCAGCTAGGATTGCAATCAAGAGGCCGAGTAG
- the LOC140712159 gene encoding uncharacterized protein isoform X3, whose product MWANASELSPTRTQILPGMDHFLYGLSDEMKQAHREQLFTISHKKLLAMSDRYLGTGKSTHGLAILRPENPKIAKDPSWIIRARKESRHASSSWPLDSDFPNSLFLGSPLPPHSSPPPFLRHSCGLLQPRAKRQKRCPYRMWAHEGSRAVTPAPMSTLARVIREFQIRSQQGPWLGLDEKLAIRFFKPPPWWF is encoded by the exons ATGTGGGCGAATGCATCCGAACTGTCCCCTACACGGACCCAGATCTTGCCAG GAATGGACCACTTCTTGTACGGCCTCTCGGATGAGATGAAGCAGGCCCACAGGGAGCAGCTCTTCACCATCAGCCACAAGAAGCTCCTGGCCATGAGTGATag GTACCTCGGCACTGGGAAGAGCACGCATGGCCTGGCCATACTCAGACCCGAGAATCCCAAAATCGCCAAGGACCCATCCTGGATCATCAG AGCCAGAAAGGAGAGCCGCCACGCCAGCTCTTCTTGGCCGTTGGACTCTGATTTCCCAAACAGCTTGTTTTTGgggtctcctctccctccacacagctCTCCACCGCCGTTTCTGAGGCACAGCTGTGGTCTCCTGCAACCTAGAGCTAAGAGGCAGAAACGCTGTCCCTACAGGATGTGGGCCCACGAGGGCAGCAGGGCCGTCACACCAGCACCCATGTCTACTCTGGCAAGAGTCATCAGAGAATTCCAAATTAGGTCCCAGCAAGGACCGTGGCTTGGACTGGACGAGAAACTGGCTATCAGATTTTTCAAACCCCCACCTTGGTGGTTTTAA